The genomic stretch CCCAGCGCTTGGCCATCAGCTCGCAGTGTTCGCCCATCGACAGGCCAGTGCGCGGCTCGCTGTTGCGCGGCAGGAGCGGGCGCACGAACATCGATGGCCGCAGTCCGGCCAGCGCCTTGACGCGCGCACCGGTGGATTTGGCGCGGTTGGCCTCCAGCAGGATCTTGCGCATCTTCTCGTTCAGGCCGACGGGCGCATCGGAGGTAGTGTCCGTGCCGCCGGCAATGCCCACGTCGATCTGCCCGAGCGCGATCTTGTTGGCAACGAGGATGGCGGCTTCCAGCCCGGTGCCGCAGGCCTGCTGGATGTCGTACGCGGGCGTCTGCTTGGCGAGCGTGGTAGACAGCACCGTTTCGCGCGTCAGGTTGAAATCGCGCGCGTGCTTGATGACCGCGCCGGCCACGACTTCGTCCAGACGCTGGCCATGCAGGTTGAAGCGGTCGATGAGGCCTTGCAGCGCGGCGGTCAGCATCTGCTGGTTCGAAGCCGTGGCGTAGGCCGTGTTCGAGCGGGCAAACGGAATGCGGTTACCGCCGAGGATGGCGACGCGGCGCAGCTGCGCGTTGACGAGCATGAATTCAGTCTCCCGAGTTTTCTTGTTGTGCCTGCGGCAACGTCAGCATGCCGCGCAGATAGGGTTTGTCGCCCGCGGCGTTGCGCACTTCAAATGCGCGGCCCGGTGTGGCTTCACGGGCATGCCACAGCGTCGCCGCCCCGGGCAGCGATAGCGGCGTCTTGAATTCGGCCACCACTTCGCCTTGCGTGAGCGGCGCCGCGGGCAACAGCTCTGCCAGCGCTCGGGCCTTCGTCCACATGCCGTGAGCGATGGGATGCGCAAAGCCGAACAGCCTTGCACCGATAGCGGACACGTGGATGGGGTTCCAGTCGCCCGACACGCCGGCGTAGCGTCGGCCGGTGTCGGCCGGCACATCCCAGCGGCCGTCTGGTGACAAGGTCTGGGCACCGGGCAGCGCAATCAGCGGCGCACCTTGCGGAGAAGGCACGCCCACGCGCAAATAGGTCGACAGCGATTCCCACACCACGGCCCCGCCTTTGACGATGGCCGTTTCGATGGCGAACGCCTGTCCGCGTGCATGGTGGAACAACCGGCGGGGGCGCACTTCCACGCGCACGCGCTCACCCACCTGCAAACGCTGGTGTTGGCGGATCGTGTTGCACAGATGCACCAGGCCGATGACCGGATAGGGAAACGCCGATTCCGTCATCAGCATGAGCTGCAGCGGAAAGCCCAGCAGGTGCGGATACGTCATCGGTACGCCATGCGCGGGCGAGAATCCGCACACCGCCGCGTACTGGGCGATGTGTTCCGCTTCGAGCGGCACTTCCTGCCGCACCAGGGTGTGGCGCGGCAGCGGTCCGCCACGCTTGCCTTTACGTTGCGACAGCAGCGCGCGCCACGCCAGCGCCCCCGGGGATGGTGGCGCCGTCACCAGCGTCTGCGTGGCGATCATGGGAAAGAGCGGGGCCAGCGTGCGCACGATCGCTCAGGCGCCGAGCAGGCTTTGCCCGCACACGCGCACGATGTTGCCCGTTACGCCGTTCGACGCAGGGTTGGCGAACCACGCAATCGTCTCGGCCACGTCGACGGGCCGGCCGCCCTGGCTCATCGCATTCATGCGGCGGCCGGCTTCACGAATGGCAAACGGCACGGCTGCGGTCATCTGCGTTTCTATAAAGCCCGGCGCAACCGCGTTGATGGTGATGCCGCGTTCCGCCAGCAACGGCGCGCCAGCCTGCACGAGGCCAATCACGCCAGCCTTGGACGTCGCATAGTTGGTCTGCCCCAGGTTGCCTGCAATGCCGCTGATGGACGACACGCAGACGATGGCTCCGCCCGCGTGCAGCGCATTGGCTGCAAGCAGTGCGTCGTTGATGCGCAACTGAGCGGCGAGGTTGATATCGAGCACGCTGCGCCACGCGGGTTCGGTCATGCGGGCGATGGTCTTGTCGCGCGTGATGCCTGCGTTGTGCACGAGGATGTCGACGCCGCCCAATGCGGCAAGTTGCTGCGCGAGCAAGCCGGGTGTTTCAGGCGCGGCAATGTCGTATGCCATGGCTTCACCGCCGATTTCCTGGGCGACGGCGCCCAGCGCCTCTTGTGCGGCGGGCACGTCCAGGCAGAGCACGCGCGCACCATCACGCGCCAACACGTGCGCAATAGCCGCGCCGATGCCGCGCGAGGCACCGGTCACCAGCGCGGTGCGGCCGGCCAGCGGCTTCTGCCAATCCACCGAGACCGCTGTGGCGCGATGCACGCGCACCACCTGCCCCGACACATACGCCGAGCGCGCCGACAGCAGAAACCGCAGCGTCGACGCGGCCACGTTTTCCGCACCCTCCGCTACGTACACCAGCTGCGCCGTGCAGCCGCGCCGGACTTCCTTGCCGAGAGATCGCGTGAGTCCTTCCAGCGCGCGCTGCGCGATCGCCGCCTCGGGCGTCTTGCTGCCTTCGGGCGGACGGCCGATCACGACCACGCGCCCACAACGGCCGATGGCCCGGACGCCATCGTGAAACACGTGATACAGCGCATCGAGGCCGTCGACCGACGCAATGCCCGTGGCATCGAAAACGATGCCGCCAATGCGATCGAACGCCTCGCCTTCCTTGCCCGTGGGCGCGACAAAACGGCCGGTGATCTGCCCGTGCCGGTTGGCAGTGCCGAGCCACTCCGGATCGCTTTCATGAAAGCGCGTGGGGACGCCGGTCTCGGCAAAGAGCGCTGCGAGCGTCTCGCGCATGGAGCCGCCTGGCGCCGCGCCCACCAGAAACGGCCCGACAAATTCCGGTTCGCCGGGCACGTAACGGCGCAGCGGCACCGGCTGCGGCAGGCCGAGGTTGGCCGACAGCCACTTGCCGAAGCCGGAACCGACGAAATCGAGGTATTTGTCTTGCATCGTTGTTGTTGTCGTTGGTCAGGCCCGGACCTTCAGGCTGCGCGGCGCTCGGCGGCCTGCAGGGCATCGAGCGCATCCTTGCGGCGCTGCAGGTCGGCCATCAGGTTGAAGTCGGGCGGGAAGTCATCCACGGCGACCGCGTGTTCGCCATAGCGCGCGTAGTCGCACAGTTGCTT from Ralstonia pickettii encodes the following:
- a CDS encoding 3-oxoacyl-ACP reductase, which gives rise to MQDKYLDFVGSGFGKWLSANLGLPQPVPLRRYVPGEPEFVGPFLVGAAPGGSMRETLAALFAETGVPTRFHESDPEWLGTANRHGQITGRFVAPTGKEGEAFDRIGGIVFDATGIASVDGLDALYHVFHDGVRAIGRCGRVVVIGRPPEGSKTPEAAIAQRALEGLTRSLGKEVRRGCTAQLVYVAEGAENVAASTLRFLLSARSAYVSGQVVRVHRATAVSVDWQKPLAGRTALVTGASRGIGAAIAHVLARDGARVLCLDVPAAQEALGAVAQEIGGEAMAYDIAAPETPGLLAQQLAALGGVDILVHNAGITRDKTIARMTEPAWRSVLDINLAAQLRINDALLAANALHAGGAIVCVSSISGIAGNLGQTNYATSKAGVIGLVQAGAPLLAERGITINAVAPGFIETQMTAAVPFAIREAGRRMNAMSQGGRPVDVAETIAWFANPASNGVTGNIVRVCGQSLLGA
- a CDS encoding MaoC/PaaZ C-terminal domain-containing protein, with the translated sequence MRTLAPLFPMIATQTLVTAPPSPGALAWRALLSQRKGKRGGPLPRHTLVRQEVPLEAEHIAQYAAVCGFSPAHGVPMTYPHLLGFPLQLMLMTESAFPYPVIGLVHLCNTIRQHQRLQVGERVRVEVRPRRLFHHARGQAFAIETAIVKGGAVVWESLSTYLRVGVPSPQGAPLIALPGAQTLSPDGRWDVPADTGRRYAGVSGDWNPIHVSAIGARLFGFAHPIAHGMWTKARALAELLPAAPLTQGEVVAEFKTPLSLPGAATLWHAREATPGRAFEVRNAAGDKPYLRGMLTLPQAQQENSGD